From Scytonema millei VB511283, the proteins below share one genomic window:
- a CDS encoding GumC family protein, translating into MESRVESREAVDINLQNLQLAIKRRWFSAAGVFGFVLGLSTLAALLQAPLYQAEGKLLLKKPSETSSLNPEKYEPRLEPLSAESNPVSTESEIVSSIPLAQKTIAALTLKDEEGKPLKPTALISQLTLKNIPATDVLQVAYESKDPREAAAVVNKLMSAYVDYNIQSNRAEASAAEDFIVKQLPQTESTVRAAEASLRRFKERHQIVSLEHEAISAVEVLKELQDQITLAEAALVQTQGRATKLQKEIALTSQDAVPINSLKESPGIQKTLAELQRVEGDLVVLQTRFEDTYPEVQKLQQKRDALKQLLEGRIGQMLGNSKQVSNRNLEAGELQQKLAEDLVRAEVERLSLSNRLNFLAQARTNYRQRAKILPQLEQQQRELERQVRAAQATYELMLKKLQELRVEQNRNIGNASIIETALVPETPLLGKRVMTLGLGGIAALLLAIATIAILELSDASIKTLREIKQVFGYTLIGSIPQLGKFIKLKPGRQQDCPVPELAVRNSPRSLTAEAYRMLQANLRFLNLDRPLKAVVVTSSVPKEGKSTVCANLAVAIAQLGRRVLLIDADLRSPIQHHIWQQTNVEGLSHVLVGGTDFQAAVEQVMPNLHVLTAGVLPPNPMALIDSQRMAALVSSLSDRYDFVIIDAPPLVVAADALTLGKITDGILLVARLGVVDYTNAVAAREALKCSCQTVLGVVANSVPSENRPYSSFHRDRSLGDRDATVVSSK; encoded by the coding sequence GCCCTTTTGCAAGCGCCGCTATACCAAGCAGAAGGCAAGCTCTTGCTCAAAAAGCCCAGCGAGACTTCTAGTCTCAATCCTGAAAAGTACGAGCCGCGCTTGGAACCGCTTAGCGCTGAGAGCAATCCGGTGAGTACCGAGTCGGAAATCGTCAGTTCGATCCCGCTGGCACAGAAAACGATCGCCGCGCTCACCCTTAAAGACGAAGAAGGTAAGCCGCTCAAACCAACAGCACTGATTAGTCAGTTGACACTGAAAAATATTCCCGCTACTGACGTGCTGCAAGTCGCATATGAAAGTAAAGATCCTCGGGAAGCAGCGGCAGTCGTCAATAAATTGATGAGCGCTTATGTAGATTACAACATTCAAAGTAACCGCGCCGAAGCCTCAGCCGCAGAAGATTTTATCGTCAAGCAACTGCCGCAGACAGAAAGTACGGTGCGAGCAGCTGAAGCTAGTTTACGCCGTTTCAAGGAACGACATCAAATCGTCAGCCTAGAACACGAAGCCATCTCAGCTGTAGAAGTGCTGAAGGAACTGCAAGACCAAATCACGCTTGCAGAAGCAGCACTCGTACAAACTCAAGGTCGAGCGACAAAACTGCAAAAAGAGATTGCCCTCACTTCCCAAGATGCCGTACCGATTAATTCTCTCAAAGAGTCCCCTGGCATACAGAAGACACTGGCAGAATTACAACGGGTAGAAGGCGACTTGGTTGTCCTTCAAACTCGTTTTGAAGATACCTACCCCGAAGTCCAAAAATTACAACAAAAACGGGATGCCCTCAAACAGTTGTTAGAAGGACGCATAGGACAAATGTTGGGCAACTCGAAACAGGTATCGAATCGCAATTTAGAAGCAGGCGAGTTACAACAAAAACTGGCTGAAGACTTGGTAAGAGCGGAAGTCGAACGCCTCAGTTTGTCTAATAGATTAAACTTTTTAGCTCAAGCTAGAACGAACTACAGACAAAGAGCGAAGATTTTACCGCAATTAGAGCAGCAACAACGGGAGTTAGAGCGACAAGTCAGAGCCGCCCAAGCTACCTACGAATTAATGCTGAAAAAACTGCAAGAACTACGGGTAGAGCAAAACAGAAATATTGGTAACGCTAGCATTATTGAAACAGCATTAGTGCCAGAAACTCCATTATTGGGTAAAAGAGTGATGACTCTCGGTCTGGGAGGAATTGCCGCACTATTACTCGCGATCGCCACGATCGCTATACTCGAACTGAGCGACGCATCAATCAAAACACTCAGAGAAATTAAGCAGGTGTTTGGTTACACCTTGATTGGTAGCATTCCTCAACTGGGCAAATTCATCAAATTGAAACCTGGACGACAGCAAGATTGTCCAGTTCCCGAACTAGCGGTGAGAAATAGCCCTCGCTCGTTGACAGCGGAAGCTTATCGTATGTTACAAGCTAACTTGCGGTTTTTGAATTTAGATCGTCCGCTCAAAGCCGTCGTCGTGACGAGTTCAGTGCCGAAAGAAGGCAAATCGACCGTTTGTGCTAATTTAGCCGTCGCGATCGCCCAGCTAGGACGCAGAGTGTTATTAATTGATGCCGACCTCCGCTCTCCGATCCAACACCATATTTGGCAGCAAACGAATGTAGAGGGTTTGAGCCACGTCCTCGTTGGCGGAACAGACTTTCAGGCAGCAGTAGAACAAGTTATGCCAAACTTACACGTTCTTACGGCTGGAGTCTTACCACCTAACCCAATGGCTTTAATCGACTCTCAGCGAATGGCTGCATTGGTCAGTTCTTTAAGCGATCGTTACGATTTTGTCATCATCGACGCTCCGCCTTTGGTAGTAGCGGCAGATGCTCTGACTCTAGGGAAAATTACCGATGGAATTTTGTTGGTCGCTAGACTAGGGGTGGTCGATTATACTAATGCAGTTGCGGCAAGAGAGGCTCTCAAATGTTCCTGTCAGACAGTGCTGGGAGTTGTTGCCAATAGCGTTCCGTCCGAAAATCGACCTTACAGTTCCTTCCATCGCGATCGAAGTCTCGGCGATCGCGATGCTACGGTAGTCTCTAGTAAGTGA
- a CDS encoding ABC transporter permease gives MRTREIVLEAGKTESQYWRDVWDYRELLYFLAWRDILVRYKQTAIGILWALIRPFLTTIVLTVVFSVLAKLPSEENVPYPIMVFAAMLPWQFFANALTECSNSLITNSQIISKIYFPRLIVPVSAVVVCFIDFLISGMILLALMAWYNFIPNWRILTLPLFTAIAFAAAIGAGLWLAALTVEYRDFRHVVPFLVQVGQYISPVGFSSNIVPEQWRLLYSLNPMVGVIDGFRWAILGGEAQLYLPGLILSVGLVLLLLASSIWYFRRTERTFADVI, from the coding sequence ATGAGAACGCGCGAGATCGTATTAGAAGCAGGTAAAACTGAAAGTCAGTATTGGCGGGATGTTTGGGACTATCGCGAATTATTATATTTTCTCGCTTGGCGAGATATTTTGGTTCGTTACAAACAAACTGCGATCGGTATTCTCTGGGCGCTGATCCGACCGTTTCTCACCACGATCGTGCTGACAGTAGTTTTTAGCGTTTTGGCTAAATTGCCCTCAGAAGAAAACGTGCCTTATCCAATTATGGTGTTTGCAGCAATGCTACCCTGGCAATTTTTTGCGAACGCCTTGACTGAGTGTAGCAATAGCTTAATTACGAACTCTCAAATTATTTCTAAGATTTACTTTCCTCGCTTGATCGTTCCCGTAAGTGCAGTTGTGGTCTGCTTTATAGATTTTTTAATTTCTGGTATGATTTTACTAGCTTTAATGGCATGGTATAATTTCATCCCAAATTGGCGAATTTTAACGCTACCTTTATTTACAGCGATCGCCTTTGCTGCGGCAATAGGTGCTGGTCTGTGGTTAGCAGCCCTGACAGTAGAATATCGAGATTTTCGCCATGTCGTACCGTTTCTCGTTCAAGTCGGTCAATACATCTCGCCTGTAGGTTTTAGTAGCAACATCGTTCCCGAACAGTGGCGATTGCTATATTCTCTAAATCCGATGGTAGGGGTTATTGATGGGTTTCGTTGGGCAATTTTAGGGGGAGAAGCTCAACTTTACCTACCAGGACTAATTCTGAGTGTAGGGTTAGTTTTACTTTTACTTGCCAGCAGTATTTGGTATTTTCGACGCACGGAGCGCACTTTTGCAGACGTGATTTAA
- a CDS encoding ABC transporter ATP-binding protein → MSQTVIRVEQLGKKYLLAQQAGGYTNLREKITQKTKSLTQKILTSKRTHKFKTKPTCEEFWALKDVSFEVKQGECIGIIGGNGAGKSTLLKVLSRITEPTKGKIRIKGRVASLLEVGTGFHPELTGRENIYLNGAILGMSKVEIKNKFDEIVAFAEVEKFLDTPVKRYSSGMYVRLAFAVAAHLEPEILIIDEVLAVGDIAFQKKCLGKMENVATQEGRTVLFVSHNMQMVQALCAKACLLKAGSIVAQGKSSDVIEKYLLSLRSLTQLNSTILEQRKDRSGDGSAKLTFVKIEDGDGNKVICSISRLKLTIGYRSEKPIYSPRFLVTIYDYNNEYAIFALDSDVVGGVPELLPAEGTVTCITEPMYLTPGRCRIELEILRGEILLDCIEYAASFDVEPYDIYGSGKSPPRSWATCLLQYQWSTHVC, encoded by the coding sequence GTGTCACAAACCGTTATTCGTGTCGAGCAGTTGGGAAAAAAATATCTGCTAGCGCAGCAAGCAGGTGGATATACTAATTTGCGAGAAAAAATTACTCAAAAAACTAAGTCTTTGACTCAGAAAATATTAACTTCCAAACGCACGCATAAATTTAAAACTAAACCAACTTGCGAAGAATTTTGGGCGCTCAAGGATGTTTCATTTGAAGTTAAACAGGGTGAGTGCATTGGAATTATTGGTGGAAACGGAGCCGGAAAATCGACATTATTAAAAGTTTTAAGTCGCATTACCGAACCAACCAAGGGTAAAATACGAATTAAGGGTCGAGTTGCCAGTCTTTTAGAAGTAGGAACGGGCTTTCACCCAGAACTGACAGGAAGAGAAAATATTTATCTCAACGGCGCAATTCTGGGAATGAGTAAAGTTGAAATCAAAAATAAATTTGATGAAATTGTCGCTTTTGCAGAAGTCGAAAAATTTTTAGATACGCCCGTAAAGCGCTATTCCTCCGGTATGTATGTCAGACTAGCGTTTGCCGTTGCCGCTCACCTAGAACCAGAGATTTTAATTATCGATGAAGTCTTAGCAGTAGGAGATATAGCATTTCAAAAGAAGTGTTTGGGCAAAATGGAAAATGTTGCGACTCAAGAAGGTCGAACGGTTTTATTTGTCAGTCATAATATGCAAATGGTTCAAGCTTTGTGTGCTAAAGCTTGCTTACTCAAAGCCGGAAGTATAGTGGCTCAGGGAAAATCAAGTGATGTCATCGAGAAATATTTATTATCCTTGCGATCGCTAACACAACTCAATTCAACCATATTGGAACAGCGAAAAGATCGCTCTGGAGATGGCAGCGCTAAGCTAACTTTTGTGAAGATTGAAGATGGCGATGGAAATAAAGTCATTTGTTCGATTAGCCGCTTAAAACTCACCATCGGCTACCGTAGTGAAAAACCAATTTACTCACCGCGATTTTTAGTCACTATTTATGACTACAACAACGAATATGCCATTTTTGCGCTAGATAGTGATGTCGTAGGAGGAGTTCCCGAACTGCTTCCTGCTGAAGGTACGGTAACTTGTATCACAGAACCAATGTATCTGACACCGGGGCGATGTCGCATTGAACTAGAGATCCTCAGAGGCGAAATTCTGCTTGATTGTATCGAATATGCTGCGTCTTTTGATGTAGAACCTTACGACATTTATGGGTCGGGAAAGTCACCTCCTCGCAGTTGGGCGACTTGCCTGCTGCAATATCAATGGTCTACTCACGTATGCTAA
- a CDS encoding acyl carrier protein, with protein sequence MIVKETQNIGQQIRQFILTEFPQANERSLSDNETFLGSDIVDSLGIVKLMTFVETEFDITVEDEDLQPENFRSIARLTEFVKTKLAQK encoded by the coding sequence ATGATTGTCAAAGAAACTCAAAATATAGGACAGCAGATTCGCCAATTTATCCTGACTGAGTTCCCACAGGCAAACGAGCGATCGCTTAGCGACAACGAAACTTTCTTAGGCAGCGACATTGTTGACTCTTTAGGTATTGTCAAATTAATGACTTTTGTAGAAACTGAATTTGACATAACTGTAGAAGACGAAGACCTTCAACCCGAAAATTTTCGATCGATTGCGAGATTGACCGAGTTTGTGAAAACTAAACTCGCCCAAAAGTAA